Proteins encoded together in one Lachnospiraceae bacterium JLR.KK008 window:
- a CDS encoding LytTR family DNA-binding domain-containing protein, which translates to MKIAVCDDEKEIREQIRELTGKSRPDCAVTLYETGEELLESGIHFDVIFLDIQLEGKNGIETARALREAGEEAILIFISGLKEYVFDAFDVGAFHYLLKPVDEKKFIQVFERAAAGAEGKKRRETFVIRTRSRNVTIRTCHILYVESRMRKVEIHTCQEVYEIYGTMNGLEKELGEGFYRCHRGYLVNLAHVSEYTSDNIRLSDGTRVYLSREKYNEFVKIYMNYLQAGGASYV; encoded by the coding sequence TTGAAAATTGCAGTCTGTGATGATGAGAAAGAAATCAGAGAACAGATCAGGGAGCTGACAGGCAAAAGCAGGCCGGACTGCGCGGTGACTTTATATGAAACGGGGGAAGAGCTGCTTGAATCAGGCATTCATTTTGATGTGATCTTTCTGGACATCCAGCTGGAGGGAAAGAATGGAATTGAAACTGCAAGGGCGCTGCGCGAGGCCGGGGAAGAGGCGATCCTGATATTTATCTCCGGTCTGAAGGAATATGTGTTTGATGCGTTTGATGTGGGGGCCTTTCATTATCTTTTAAAGCCTGTCGATGAGAAAAAATTTATACAGGTATTTGAACGGGCTGCGGCCGGAGCGGAAGGAAAAAAACGGCGGGAGACATTTGTCATCAGGACCCGCAGCCGCAATGTGACGATCCGGACCTGTCATATTCTCTATGTGGAGAGCAGGATGAGAAAGGTGGAGATCCATACGTGCCAGGAAGTCTACGAGATTTACGGTACGATGAACGGACTGGAAAAGGAGCTTGGAGAGGGGTTTTACCGCTGTCACAGAGGGTATCTCGTCAACCTGGCGCATGTGTCGGAGTATACGTCGGACAATATCCGCCTGTCGGATGGCACCCGTGTCTATCTGTCAAGAGAAAAATATAATGAATTTGTAAAAATATATATGAATTATCTGCAGGCCGGAGGGGCTTCCTATGTATAG